One Solanum pennellii chromosome 10, SPENNV200 genomic region harbors:
- the LOC107032047 gene encoding DNA ligase 1-like isoform X1, whose product MEKEEQHLKVEKEIEKSDDMKEQKKDKKDKEKSKESEEESEDETKNVKEKKDKKEKKEKKDKEKKDKSKEKSEEETEEEKDDEEGEKKDKEKKLKKVKKEKKEKVKSEEESEEENDDEKVEKKLKIVKIEKKETEKKDKSKEETEEEEEEKKLKIVKIEKKEKEKKDKSKEESEEETNDEKGEKKEKKNKGEKDKIKEESEEEKDIEKGKKKDKEKKDKKKGASDEENESEEENDEKVVKKDKEKKHKKEKKKDKGKKDKSKEESEEEEKDDVKGKKKDKEKKEKSKELSEEEDNEEKDDKVGKKKDKEKKVKANAAEVATRELKVEEDKKVSDDEAEEKSKSKKKGKEGKDEKEKAKDDKVGKKKDKEKKVKANAAEVATRELKVEEDKKVSDDEAEEKSKSKKKGKEGKDEKEKDSKKDKAEKKRKLEDKYKSKDLSKLKSKLDKINAKLEALQLKKADILKTIKETEDKNLAVVESPKDAESKAHDE is encoded by the exons atggAAAAGGAAGAACAACATCTCAAAGTCGAGAAAGAGATAGAAAAGTCTGATGATATGAAGGAGCAAAAGAAAGACAAGAAGGATAAAGAAAAGAGCAAGGAGAGTGAGGAGGAGTCGGAGGATGaaacaaaaaatgtaaaagagaagaaagacaagaaggagaaaaaagagaaaaaggataaagaaaagaaggaCAAGAGCAAAGAGAAGTCGGAGGAAGAAACCGAGGAAGAGAAGGATGATGAAGAAGGGGAGAAGAAGGATAAAGAGAAGAAACTTAAGAAGgttaagaaagagaaaaaggaaaaagtgaaGAGCGAGGAGGAGTCGGAGGAAGAAAACGATGATGAAAAGGTGGAGAAGAAACTCAAGATAGTTAAGATTGAGAAAAAGGAAACGGAGAAGAAAGACAAGAGTAAGGAGGAAacggaggaagaagaagaggagaagaAACTCAAGATAGTTAAGAttgagaaaaaggaaaaagagaagaaagacaAGAGCAAGGAGGAGTCGGAGGAAGAAACAAATGACGAAAAAGgggagaagaaagagaaaaagaacaaaggaGAGAAAGACAAGATCAAAGAGgagtcagaagaagagaaggatattgaaaaagggaagaagaaggataaagagaagaaagacaAGAAAAAAGGGGCATCAGACGAAGAGAACGAGAGCGAAGAAGAGAATGATGAAAAAGTTGTGAAGAAGGATAAGGAGAAGAAACacaagaaggaaaagaaaaaggataaaGGAAAGAAAGATAAGAGCAAAGAGGAGTCGGAGGAAGAAGAGAAGGATGATGTTAAAGGGAAGAAGAAGgataaagagaagaaagagaagagCAAAGAGTTGTCGgaagaagaagataatgaagagaAGGATGATAAAGTAG GCAAGAAGAaggataaagaaaagaaagtcaAGGCGAATGCAGCTGAAGTCGCCACAAGAGAGCTAAAAGTTGAGGAAGACAAGAAAGTATCCGACGATGAAGCAGAAGAGAAAAGTAAAAGCAAGAAGAAGGGGAAGGAAGGTAAGGATGAGAAAGAAAAGGCGAAGGATGATAAAGTAGGCAAGAAGAaggataaagaaaagaaagtcaAGGCGAATGCAGCTGAAGTCGCCACAAGAGAGCTAAAAGTTGAGGAAGACAAGAAAGTATCCGACGATGAAGCAGAAGAGAAAAGTAAAAGCAAGAAGAAGGGGAAGGAAGGTAAGGATGAGAAAGAAAAGGATTCGAAAAAGGATAAAGCtgagaagaagagaaaactcGAGGACAAATATAAAAGCAAAGATCTGAGTAAGTTGAAATCCAAGTTGGATAAGATCAATGCCAAACTGGAAGCTCTTCAGCTGAAAAAAGCAGACATCCTGAAGACAATAAAAGAAACAGAAGATAAGAACTTAGCAGTGGTTGAGAGTCCCAAAGATGCTGAATCGAAGGCACACGACGAGTAG
- the LOC107032047 gene encoding DNA ligase 1-like isoform X2, which yields MEKEEQHLKVEKEIEKSDDMKEQKKDKKDKEKSKESEEESEDETKNVKEKKDKKEKKEKKDKEKKDKSKEKSEEETEEEKDDEEGEKKDKEKKLKKVKKEKKEKVKSEEESEEENDDEKVEKKLKIVKIEKKETEKKDKSKEETEEEEEEKKLKIVKIEKKEKEKKDKSKEESEEETNDEKGEKKEKKNKGEKDKIKEESEEEKDIEKGKKKDKEKKDKKKGASDEENESEEENDEKVVKKDKEKKHKKEKKKDKGKKDKSKEESEEEEKDDVKGKKKDKEKKEKSKELSEEEDNEEKDDKVGKKKDKEKKVKANAAEVATRELKVEEDKKVSDDEAEEKSKSKKKGKEGKDEKEKAKDDKVGKKKDKEKKVKANAAEVATRELKVEEDKKVSDDEAEEKSKSKKKGKEGKDEKEKDSKKDKAEKKRKLEDKYKSKDLSKLKSKLDKINAKLEALQLKKADILKTIKETEDKNLAVVESPKDAESKAHDE from the exons atggAAAAGGAAGAACAACATCTCAAAGTCGAGAAAGAGATAGAAAAGTCTGATGATATGAAGGAGCAAAAGAAAGACAAGAAGGATAAAGAAAAGAGCAAGGAGAGTGAGGAGGAGTCGGAGGATGaaacaaaaaatgtaaaagagaagaaagacaagaaggagaaaaaagagaaaaaggataaagaaaagaaggaCAAGAGCAAAGAGAAGTCGGAGGAAGAAACCGAGGAAGAGAAGGATGATGAAGAAGGGGAGAAGAAGGATAAAGAGAAGAAACTTAAGAAGgttaagaaagagaaaaaggaaaaagtgaaGAGCGAGGAGGAGTCGGAGGAAGAAAACGATGATGAAAAGGTGGAGAAGAAACTCAAGATAGTTAAGATTGAGAAAAAGGAAACGGAGAAGAAAGACAAGAGTAAGGAGGAAacggaggaagaagaagaggagaagaAACTCAAGATAGTTAAGAttgagaaaaaggaaaaagagaagaaagacaAGAGCAAGGAGGAGTCGGAGGAAGAAACAAATGACGAAAAAGgggagaagaaagagaaaaagaacaaaggaGAGAAAGACAAGATCAAAGAGgagtcagaagaagagaaggatattgaaaaagggaagaagaaggataaagagaagaaagacaAGAAAAAAGGGGCATCAGACGAAGAGAACGAGAGCGAAGAAGAGAATGATGAAAAAGTTGTGAAGAAGGATAAGGAGAAGAAACacaagaaggaaaagaaaaaggataaaGGAAAGAAAGATAAGAGCAAAGAGGAGTCGGAGGAAGAAGAGAAGGATGATGTTAAAGGGAAGAAGAAGgataaagagaagaaagagaagagCAAAGAGTTGTCGgaagaagaagataatgaagagaAG GATGATAAAGTAGGCAAGAAGAaggataaagaaaagaaagtcaAGGCGAATGCAGCTGAAGTCGCCACAAGAGAGCTAAAAGTTGAGGAAGACAAGAAAGTATCCGACGATGAAGCAGAAGAGAAAAGTAAAAGCAAGAAGAAGGGGAAGGAAGGTAAGGATGAGAAAGAAAAGGCGAAGGATGATAAAGTAGGCAAGAAGAaggataaagaaaagaaagtcaAGGCGAATGCAGCTGAAGTCGCCACAAGAGAGCTAAAAGTTGAGGAAGACAAGAAAGTATCCGACGATGAAGCAGAAGAGAAAAGTAAAAGCAAGAAGAAGGGGAAGGAAGGTAAGGATGAGAAAGAAAAGGATTCGAAAAAGGATAAAGCtgagaagaagagaaaactcGAGGACAAATATAAAAGCAAAGATCTGAGTAAGTTGAAATCCAAGTTGGATAAGATCAATGCCAAACTGGAAGCTCTTCAGCTGAAAAAAGCAGACATCCTGAAGACAATAAAAGAAACAGAAGATAAGAACTTAGCAGTGGTTGAGAGTCCCAAAGATGCTGAATCGAAGGCACACGACGAGTAG
- the LOC107032047 gene encoding ABC transporter F family member 4-like isoform X4: protein MEKEEQHLKVEKEIEKSDDMKEQKKDKKDKEKSKESEEESEDETKNVKEKKDKKEKKEKKDKEKKDKSKEKSEEETEEEKDDEEGEKKDKEKKLKKVKKEKKEKVKSEEESEEENDDEKVEKKLKIVKIEKKETEKKDKSKEETEEEEEEKKLKIVKIEKKEKEKKDKSKEESEEETNDEKGEKKEKKNKGEKDKIKEESEEEKDIEKGKKKDKEKKDKKKGASDEENESEEENDEKVVKKDKEKKHKKEKKKDKGKKDKSKEESEEEEKDDVKGKKKDKEKKEKSKELSEEEDNEEKDDKVGKKKDKEKKVKANAAEVATRELKVEEDKKVSDDEAEEKSKSKKKGKEGKDEKEKDSKKDKAEKKRKLEDKYKSKDLSKLKSKLDKINAKLEALQLKKADILKTIKETEDKNLAVVESPKDAESKAHDE, encoded by the exons atggAAAAGGAAGAACAACATCTCAAAGTCGAGAAAGAGATAGAAAAGTCTGATGATATGAAGGAGCAAAAGAAAGACAAGAAGGATAAAGAAAAGAGCAAGGAGAGTGAGGAGGAGTCGGAGGATGaaacaaaaaatgtaaaagagaagaaagacaagaaggagaaaaaagagaaaaaggataaagaaaagaaggaCAAGAGCAAAGAGAAGTCGGAGGAAGAAACCGAGGAAGAGAAGGATGATGAAGAAGGGGAGAAGAAGGATAAAGAGAAGAAACTTAAGAAGgttaagaaagagaaaaaggaaaaagtgaaGAGCGAGGAGGAGTCGGAGGAAGAAAACGATGATGAAAAGGTGGAGAAGAAACTCAAGATAGTTAAGATTGAGAAAAAGGAAACGGAGAAGAAAGACAAGAGTAAGGAGGAAacggaggaagaagaagaggagaagaAACTCAAGATAGTTAAGAttgagaaaaaggaaaaagagaagaaagacaAGAGCAAGGAGGAGTCGGAGGAAGAAACAAATGACGAAAAAGgggagaagaaagagaaaaagaacaaaggaGAGAAAGACAAGATCAAAGAGgagtcagaagaagagaaggatattgaaaaagggaagaagaaggataaagagaagaaagacaAGAAAAAAGGGGCATCAGACGAAGAGAACGAGAGCGAAGAAGAGAATGATGAAAAAGTTGTGAAGAAGGATAAGGAGAAGAAACacaagaaggaaaagaaaaaggataaaGGAAAGAAAGATAAGAGCAAAGAGGAGTCGGAGGAAGAAGAGAAGGATGATGTTAAAGGGAAGAAGAAGgataaagagaagaaagagaagagCAAAGAGTTGTCGgaagaagaagataatgaagagaAGGATGATAAAGTAG GCAAGAAGAaggataaagaaaagaaagtcaAGGCGAATGCAGCTGAAGTCGCCACAAGAGAGCTAAAAGTTGAGGAAGACAAGAAAGTATCCGACGATGAAGCAGAAGAGAAAAGTAAAAGCAAGAAGAAGGGGAAGGAAGGTAAGGATGAGAAAGAAAAG GATTCGAAAAAGGATAAAGCtgagaagaagagaaaactcGAGGACAAATATAAAAGCAAAGATCTGAGTAAGTTGAAATCCAAGTTGGATAAGATCAATGCCAAACTGGAAGCTCTTCAGCTGAAAAAAGCAGACATCCTGAAGACAATAAAAGAAACAGAAGATAAGAACTTAGCAGTGGTTGAGAGTCCCAAAGATGCTGAATCGAAGGCACACGACGAGTAG
- the LOC107032047 gene encoding ABC transporter F family member 4-like isoform X3, which translates to MEKEEQHLKVEKEIEKSDDMKEQKKDKKDKEKSKESEEESEDETKNVKEKKDKKEKKEKKDKEKKDKSKEKSEEETEEEKDDEEGEKKDKEKKLKKVKKEKKEKVKSEEESEEENDDEKVEKKLKIVKIEKKETEKKDKSKEETEEEEEEKKLKIVKIEKKEKEKKDKSKEESEEETNDEKGEKKEKKNKGEKDKIKEESEEEKDIEKGKKKDKEKKDKKKGASDEENESEEENDEKVVKKDKEKKHKKEKKKDKGKKDKSKEESEEEEKDDVKGKKKDKEKKEKSKELSEEEDNEEKDDKVGKKKDKEKKVKANAAEVATRELKVEEDKKVSDDEAEEKSKSKKKGKEGKDEKEKDSKKDKAEKKRKLEDKYKSKDLSKLKSKLDKINAKLEALQLKKADILKTIKETEDKNLAVVESPKDAESKAHDE; encoded by the exons atggAAAAGGAAGAACAACATCTCAAAGTCGAGAAAGAGATAGAAAAGTCTGATGATATGAAGGAGCAAAAGAAAGACAAGAAGGATAAAGAAAAGAGCAAGGAGAGTGAGGAGGAGTCGGAGGATGaaacaaaaaatgtaaaagagaagaaagacaagaaggagaaaaaagagaaaaaggataaagaaaagaaggaCAAGAGCAAAGAGAAGTCGGAGGAAGAAACCGAGGAAGAGAAGGATGATGAAGAAGGGGAGAAGAAGGATAAAGAGAAGAAACTTAAGAAGgttaagaaagagaaaaaggaaaaagtgaaGAGCGAGGAGGAGTCGGAGGAAGAAAACGATGATGAAAAGGTGGAGAAGAAACTCAAGATAGTTAAGATTGAGAAAAAGGAAACGGAGAAGAAAGACAAGAGTAAGGAGGAAacggaggaagaagaagaggagaagaAACTCAAGATAGTTAAGAttgagaaaaaggaaaaagagaagaaagacaAGAGCAAGGAGGAGTCGGAGGAAGAAACAAATGACGAAAAAGgggagaagaaagagaaaaagaacaaaggaGAGAAAGACAAGATCAAAGAGgagtcagaagaagagaaggatattgaaaaagggaagaagaaggataaagagaagaaagacaAGAAAAAAGGGGCATCAGACGAAGAGAACGAGAGCGAAGAAGAGAATGATGAAAAAGTTGTGAAGAAGGATAAGGAGAAGAAACacaagaaggaaaagaaaaaggataaaGGAAAGAAAGATAAGAGCAAAGAGGAGTCGGAGGAAGAAGAGAAGGATGATGTTAAAGGGAAGAAGAAGgataaagagaagaaagagaagagCAAAGAGTTGTCGgaagaagaagataatgaagagaAGGATGATAAAGTAG GCAAGAAGAaggataaagaaaagaaagtcaAGGCGAATGCAGCTGAAGTCGCCACAAGAGAGCTAAAAGTTGAGGAAGACAAGAAAGTATCCGACGATGAAGCAGAAGAGAAAAGTAAAAGCAAGAAGAAGGGGAAGGAAG GTAAGGATGAGAAAGAAAAGGATTCGAAAAAGGATAAAGCtgagaagaagagaaaactcGAGGACAAATATAAAAGCAAAGATCTGAGTAAGTTGAAATCCAAGTTGGATAAGATCAATGCCAAACTGGAAGCTCTTCAGCTGAAAAAAGCAGACATCCTGAAGACAATAAAAGAAACAGAAGATAAGAACTTAGCAGTGGTTGAGAGTCCCAAAGATGCTGAATCGAAGGCACACGACGAGTAG
- the LOC107032344 gene encoding tropinone reductase 1, whose protein sequence is MAELREKWSLKGTTALVTGGSKGIGYAIVEELANFGARVYTCSRNENELQQCLDIWRKKGLKVEGSVCDLLSHIEREKLMKTIEDVFDGKLNILVNNAGVVIYKEAKDFTKEDYNIIMGTNFEAAYHLSQIAYPLLKASQNGNIIFVSSIAGFSALPSLSLYSASKGAINQMTKNLACEWAKDNIRVNSVAPAVILTPLIETAIKKNPQQKEEIDSFVVKTPLGRAGKPEEVSAVVAFLCFPAASYITGQIIWADGGFTANGGF, encoded by the exons ATGGCAGAATTGAGAGAAAAATGGAGTCTTAAAGGCACCACTGCACTTGTTACTGGTGGCTCCAAAGGCATAGG gTATGCTATAGTGGAAGAATTGGCAAATTTTGGAGCAAGAGTATATACATGTTCACGTAATGAAAATGAACTTCAACAATGCCTTgatatttggagaaaaaaagGACTTAAAGTTGAAGGTTCTGTTTGTGACTTATTATCTCATATTGAACGTGAAAAACTTATGAAGACTATCGAAGATGTATTTGATGGAAAGCTTAATATTTTG gtgAATAATGCAGGGGTGGTGATATATAAAGAAGCTAAAGATTTCACAAAAGaagattataatataattatgggAACTAATTTTGAAGCTGCTTATCATTTATCTCAAATTGCTTATCCATTATTGAAGGCTTCTCAAAatggaaatattatttttgtttcttctattGCTGGATTTTCAGCATTACCCTCTCTTTCTCTTTATTCCGCTTCTAAAG gtgcaataaatcaaatgaCAAAGAACTTGGCATGTGAATGGGCCAAGGACAATATTAGGGTCAATTCAGTTGCTCCAGCAGTCATTTTAACCCCACTTATTGAAACAGCAATTAAG AAAAATcctcaacaaaaagaagaaattgataGTTTTGTTGTTAAGACTCCTTTGGGCCGGGCCGGAAAGCCCGAAGAAGTCTCAGCAGTAGTAGCTTTTCTTTGCTTCCCAGCTGCTTCTTATATTACGGGCCAAATTATATGGGCCGATGGTGGATTTACAGCTAATGGTGGGTTTTAA